A section of the Virgibacillus sp. NKC19-3 genome encodes:
- a CDS encoding alpha/beta fold hydrolase, whose translation MQSGFMENKENDEGSTTITKEYIEINGVEQGIIIESLNQNKPLLLFLHGGPGFPAYPVNKAHGLKLEQYFDVCYWDQRGTGMSYDAEEAKKGLTVEQLVNDTIEVTNYLRNKYIRDKVFILGHSWGSYLGSLVVQKSPELFYAYIGIGQIGSHLESEREAYQFILKTAMDKNDKRAIKRMRNVTFDENYYQNRAYGAIRAKFTEKYGGGFKREGYANSERLRHVFSCPNYTLKERINSFKGAILGWQSLGHVMATADLVELVPKLQLPVFILQGRHDYQTTYTQAKRFYESVEAPLKKMYTFENSSHTPFIEEQALFYKIIQDDILPVAEEAFLSS comes from the coding sequence ATGCAATCGGGATTCATGGAAAATAAGGAAAATGATGAAGGAAGTACAACCATTACCAAGGAATATATCGAAATTAACGGTGTGGAGCAAGGAATCATTATAGAATCGTTAAATCAAAACAAACCACTACTTCTATTTTTACATGGTGGCCCCGGGTTTCCTGCTTATCCTGTTAATAAAGCACATGGATTAAAATTGGAACAATACTTCGATGTGTGTTATTGGGATCAAAGAGGAACCGGAATGTCATATGATGCGGAAGAAGCTAAAAAAGGCCTGACTGTGGAGCAATTAGTTAATGATACAATTGAGGTGACCAATTATCTGCGAAATAAATACATACGAGATAAAGTATTTATTCTTGGTCATTCCTGGGGCAGTTACCTTGGGAGTCTAGTGGTGCAAAAAAGTCCTGAGCTGTTCTATGCCTATATTGGAATTGGTCAAATAGGATCTCATCTCGAATCAGAAAGAGAAGCCTATCAGTTTATTTTAAAAACAGCGATGGACAAGAATGATAAACGTGCGATTAAGCGAATGAGAAATGTAACTTTTGATGAAAACTATTATCAAAATCGCGCTTATGGTGCAATTAGAGCTAAATTCACCGAGAAGTATGGTGGCGGTTTTAAGCGTGAGGGCTACGCCAATTCAGAAAGGTTGAGGCATGTTTTTTCTTGTCCAAATTATACGTTGAAAGAAAGAATCAATAGTTTTAAGGGAGCTATCTTAGGTTGGCAATCACTAGGGCATGTCATGGCTACCGCAGATTTAGTAGAACTTGTTCCAAAGCTTCAGCTTCCAGTCTTTATTCTTCAAGGCCGGCATGATTATCAAACGACATACACACAAGCAAAACGTTTCTATGAATCAGTAGAAGCACCACTAAAGAAAATGTATACATTTGAAAATTCTTCGCACACTCCCTTTATCGAAGAACAAGCGTTATTTTATAAAATTATTCAAGATGATATTTTGCCTGTAGCTGAAGAAGCATTTTTGTCTAGTTAA
- a CDS encoding response regulator transcription factor, translated as MEDILKKLNIFVLEDDPDISTFLNVFLGAYFHKVMVKTDNRFRYCDFDEIDIFLLDIEIPFDSGYEVCKRIKTMYPEKPVVFLTAHSQINDKIKGLELGDEFIPKPFEPLELLARIKNLLQDKYGETVYLDEILVDTRAHTIFDRTTRTEIPLSKTESKLFFYLYANINVSLSREQIINRVWGMDGYHNQANSLSVYMNSLRKKVDSANTLIQTIYGYGYKIVDPKERKK; from the coding sequence ATGGAGGATATACTTAAAAAGCTCAATATCTTTGTACTGGAAGATGACCCTGATATATCAACTTTTTTGAATGTGTTTTTAGGTGCATATTTTCATAAGGTGATGGTGAAAACAGATAATCGTTTCCGTTATTGTGATTTTGACGAGATAGATATCTTTTTATTAGATATTGAAATACCTTTTGATAGTGGATATGAAGTATGCAAACGAATCAAAACCATGTATCCGGAAAAACCCGTTGTCTTTCTTACGGCACATAGTCAAATTAATGATAAAATCAAAGGACTAGAGCTGGGGGATGAATTTATACCGAAGCCATTTGAGCCGCTAGAGCTCCTTGCAAGGATCAAAAATCTACTGCAAGATAAGTATGGCGAGACGGTATATTTGGATGAGATATTGGTGGATACCCGTGCACATACCATATTCGATCGTACAACACGAACGGAGATCCCATTAAGCAAGACAGAAAGTAAGCTATTCTTTTACCTGTATGCCAATATCAATGTTAGCTTGTCAAGAGAGCAAATCATAAATCGTGTTTGGGGAATGGATGGCTATCATAATCAAGCAAATTCCCTAAGTGTATATATGAATAGTTTGCGGAAGAAAGTAGATAGTGCGAATACGTTGATTCAAACTATCTATGGGTATGGTTACAAAATAGTAGATCCAAAGGAACGAAAAAAATGA
- a CDS encoding N-acetylmuramoyl-L-alanine amidase — MRNNIMVSIGLMVFLFIFLTTVHADSEQLYQVESATLALLEEPDPNAAVIAELQKGEKVTIFEESYGWGKTYHHGEEAWVAIHQLVAVNDAQSQMEQEDVEPAESVENGQLHQVKVPAVHLREAPDKNATIITELSNGEKVTIFGESYGWGKTFYNDKEAWIALHLLEETNESTDRMTLEENEEEHSEQTAEENETEKSEAKSDQRDGKEEESAVEKEEEDKEAKQDEQIQQSGEKTLAGYHFVIDPGHGGKDTGAIGSEVNEKTLTLSTAKKVEEQLHDKGASVTLTRMDDRFIPLEERVQPSNSTDTEAFISLHYNASEDQSVRGVYTFYYDGVENQRLASTIQKSLVDHTNLNDRGTQQADFKVLRDNKQLAVLIELGFISNPEEQKVIQTDNYQENAAKGIVTGLENYFK, encoded by the coding sequence ATGAGGAACAATATAATGGTAAGCATTGGCTTAATGGTTTTCCTATTTATTTTTCTAACGACCGTTCATGCAGATAGTGAGCAACTGTATCAAGTTGAATCTGCAACGTTAGCGTTACTGGAGGAACCGGATCCAAATGCAGCTGTTATCGCTGAACTACAAAAGGGTGAAAAGGTTACTATTTTCGAAGAATCCTATGGTTGGGGGAAAACGTACCATCATGGCGAAGAAGCATGGGTGGCCATACATCAACTTGTAGCAGTAAATGATGCACAGAGTCAGATGGAGCAGGAAGATGTTGAGCCAGCTGAATCGGTAGAAAACGGCCAACTGCATCAAGTGAAGGTACCAGCAGTTCATTTACGTGAAGCCCCTGATAAAAATGCAACGATTATAACAGAATTGAGCAATGGTGAAAAGGTTACGATCTTTGGAGAATCCTATGGTTGGGGGAAAACATTTTATAATGATAAGGAAGCATGGATCGCTTTACATTTACTTGAGGAAACAAATGAATCAACAGATCGGATGACGTTAGAGGAGAATGAGGAGGAACATTCAGAACAAACAGCAGAGGAGAATGAAACGGAAAAATCAGAAGCAAAATCTGATCAAAGAGATGGCAAAGAAGAGGAGTCAGCAGTCGAAAAAGAGGAAGAAGATAAGGAAGCAAAACAAGACGAACAAATACAGCAAAGTGGGGAAAAGACATTAGCTGGTTATCACTTTGTTATTGATCCCGGTCACGGTGGAAAAGACACCGGTGCGATTGGATCAGAAGTAAATGAAAAAACGTTAACATTATCTACAGCAAAAAAGGTAGAAGAACAATTACATGATAAAGGCGCTTCCGTTACATTAACCCGGATGGATGATAGATTTATACCGTTAGAGGAACGGGTTCAACCTAGTAATTCTACTGATACAGAAGCATTTATTAGTCTGCACTATAATGCATCGGAAGACCAATCTGTGCGAGGGGTCTATACCTTTTATTATGATGGGGTTGAGAATCAGAGACTTGCAAGTACCATTCAGAAATCATTGGTCGATCATACAAACCTTAATGATCGTGGAACGCAACAAGCTGATTTTAAAGTGTTACGAGATAACAAGCAATTGGCTGTACTCATCGAACTAGGTTTCATTAGCAATCCAGAGGAACAGAAAGTTATTCAAACAGATAACTACCAAGAAAATGCAGCAAAAGGCATTGTCACTGGCTTGGAAAATTATTTTAAATAG
- a CDS encoding sensor histidine kinase — MDGVIRIIRRYFMSTILISFLLIAVNFILLGTLIFRDELSNTPSPKKIMERLTEDLALQDGEYTLHNRSQKFLQNNDAWAMLLDHDGEVMWEYDLPEDVPRSYGLVDVAKFSRYYLNDYPVYTWEQQGGLFVVGYPKASLWKYQFQFWSEGAQSTPLRIGILLVINIAMAIFISFILSTKLIKGIRPLISGIHDLSREKKVNVNTKGLFRDVAASINTTSSKIQENKKALEERDEARSNWIAGISHDIRTPLSIILGYASELEDNKQIPAAYKDQAAIIRRHTEKIRELVNNLNLVSMLEYEMQPLHLKEMRPSAIVREVAADFLNGGLEEKYNIHFQISNEAGQIIGDEKLLSRALTNLIQNSITHNPQGCNIVLETKRSEDHTMYCFIVSDDGIGIPEAFISELTSLPYTSKNVNDVKQGHGLGLPMVSRIVEAHEGVFSMENHASQKGVKMTMCIPLSK; from the coding sequence ATGGATGGTGTCATTCGGATCATACGTCGTTATTTTATGAGCACGATACTCATTTCTTTTCTGCTTATTGCCGTTAATTTTATACTGTTGGGAACCTTAATATTTAGAGATGAACTTAGTAACACTCCCTCACCAAAGAAGATAATGGAGCGTTTAACAGAGGATTTAGCATTACAAGATGGCGAATATACCCTACACAACCGTAGTCAGAAGTTTCTTCAGAATAATGATGCGTGGGCGATGTTATTAGATCATGATGGAGAAGTGATGTGGGAGTATGATTTACCAGAAGATGTTCCGCGGTCCTATGGCCTTGTAGATGTTGCAAAATTTTCAAGGTATTATTTAAACGATTATCCTGTATATACATGGGAACAACAAGGTGGGTTATTCGTAGTTGGCTATCCGAAAGCCAGCTTGTGGAAGTACCAATTTCAATTTTGGTCAGAAGGGGCACAATCTACTCCATTAAGAATAGGTATTTTACTTGTCATTAATATTGCTATGGCTATATTCATTTCTTTTATTTTAAGTACGAAGCTCATTAAAGGCATTCGTCCATTAATTAGTGGAATTCATGATTTAAGCAGAGAGAAAAAAGTAAATGTAAACACGAAGGGGCTATTTAGAGATGTAGCCGCAAGTATTAACACTACTTCTTCCAAAATTCAAGAAAATAAGAAAGCACTAGAAGAAAGGGATGAAGCGCGTTCCAATTGGATTGCCGGTATTTCGCATGATATCAGAACTCCTTTATCTATTATACTTGGTTATGCAAGTGAATTGGAAGATAATAAGCAAATTCCAGCAGCATATAAAGATCAGGCTGCAATTATCAGACGTCATACTGAAAAAATCCGAGAACTTGTAAATAATTTAAACTTGGTTTCCATGCTAGAGTATGAAATGCAACCACTGCATTTAAAAGAAATGCGACCATCTGCAATCGTTCGAGAGGTAGCAGCTGATTTCTTGAATGGCGGTCTGGAAGAAAAATATAATATACATTTTCAAATCTCAAATGAGGCAGGACAAATAATTGGTGATGAGAAATTACTATCTCGCGCACTCACTAACCTTATACAAAATAGTATTACCCACAATCCTCAGGGCTGCAACATTGTTCTCGAAACGAAACGATCAGAAGATCATACGATGTATTGTTTCATTGTTAGCGATGATGGGATAGGGATACCTGAAGCATTTATTTCTGAGCTAACTTCCTTACCTTATACCTCAAAAAACGTAAACGACGTCAAACAGGGGCATGGATTAGGTTTACCTATGGTATCTAGAATTGTTGAAGCACATGAAGGAGTGTTTAGCATGGAGAATCATGCTTCACAAAAAGGGGTGAAAATGACCATGTGTATTCCTTTATCGAAGTGA
- a CDS encoding GNAT family N-acetyltransferase: MGVVQDLPFNAIKELLADEYYCVIDKSNEELVGYFCMGKSAQVPAGFPFGAYPEGFVDIGIGMKPELTGRGNGSIFFSFILRYIYRNAHSPLRLTVATFNHRAIHLYEKFGFVSKMKFLNNSIGFITMIKE, translated from the coding sequence GTGGGGGTAGTTCAAGACTTACCTTTTAATGCAATAAAAGAATTGCTTGCGGATGAATATTATTGTGTTATTGACAAAAGTAATGAAGAATTGGTGGGTTACTTCTGCATGGGAAAATCTGCACAAGTTCCTGCTGGTTTTCCATTCGGTGCTTATCCAGAAGGGTTTGTAGACATTGGAATTGGGATGAAACCTGAATTAACAGGTAGAGGCAATGGATCTATCTTTTTTTCATTTATTCTTAGGTATATTTATAGAAATGCCCATTCACCACTTCGCCTAACAGTGGCTACATTCAACCATAGAGCCATTCATCTATATGAGAAATTTGGTTTTGTTAGCAAAATGAAATTTTTGAATAATTCGATTGGATTTATCACGATGATTAAGGAGTGA
- a CDS encoding ATP-binding cassette domain-containing protein, producing MTFDVESGSTFAFKGPNGAGKSTTINTFGTILDKISGSFGKIYLQR from the coding sequence ATTACCTTCGACGTAGAGAGCGGCAGTACCTTTGCTTTTAAGGGGCCTAATGGAGCTGGTAAAAGCACAACAATAAATACGTTTGGTACCATACTCGATAAGATTTCGGGATCATTTGGAAAAATTTACCTGCAAAGATAA
- a CDS encoding sensor histidine kinase has product MNKKIFFLTLISILFFPFALMLSNYIVLGTHLIHNYINGTDTPFKAEDNYIYVLVLFSTMILLYVFFLSRIIVNISSEIRYLSNLLRDIAKDQNYPDPVNTAELRYKDMKYLSESINILIDQLQYNQSKYEESEEFRKRYLDQLSHDIKTPLSIIKINLYYLKTKQNTEEAIQEINKNTDIIATLSDRIYHKNDLNADSIITYKKPINLEKCVSGIVEKWHNALNHKNITYWNKINSDTIWELDKVWFERLIDNILQNVLYHSEASQLTIESFTGDKQQQLVIRDNGIGFNPTKKLQQSDRKGLNIIHEVPKLLNLHLSIDSNGLGTNITLTYRKSPHFHPKQKT; this is encoded by the coding sequence ATGAATAAAAAAATATTTTTCCTTACATTGATCTCGATTTTATTCTTTCCGTTTGCCTTAATGTTGTCTAATTATATCGTATTGGGAACGCATCTCATACATAATTATATTAATGGAACCGACACCCCTTTTAAAGCGGAAGATAACTATATATATGTACTTGTGCTTTTTTCAACCATGATTTTACTATATGTGTTCTTTCTTTCAAGAATCATTGTCAATATTTCATCCGAAATAAGGTACCTTTCTAATTTGTTAAGAGACATTGCCAAAGATCAGAACTATCCAGATCCTGTTAACACTGCAGAATTGAGATATAAAGATATGAAGTATCTAAGTGAGTCAATCAATATATTAATTGACCAATTACAATATAACCAAAGCAAATACGAAGAATCAGAAGAATTTAGAAAAAGGTATTTGGATCAACTTTCGCATGATATCAAGACACCGCTATCGATTATCAAAATTAATTTATATTATTTAAAAACGAAACAAAACACCGAAGAGGCTATTCAAGAAATCAACAAAAATACAGATATCATTGCGACACTTAGTGATCGAATCTACCATAAAAATGACTTGAATGCTGATTCTATCATTACGTATAAGAAACCGATTAATTTGGAGAAATGTGTAAGTGGCATTGTGGAGAAGTGGCATAATGCCCTCAACCATAAGAACATAACTTATTGGAATAAAATAAATTCTGATACGATTTGGGAACTGGATAAGGTATGGTTTGAAAGACTAATTGATAATATTTTGCAAAATGTGCTCTACCATTCAGAAGCGAGTCAATTAACTATAGAGAGTTTTACAGGGGACAAACAGCAACAATTGGTGATTCGTGATAATGGGATTGGCTTTAATCCAACCAAGAAACTCCAACAATCGGATCGAAAAGGATTGAATATTATTCATGAAGTACCTAAATTATTGAATCTTCATCTCTCCATAGATAGCAACGGGCTGGGGACGAATATTACACTCACTTATAGGAAATCGCCTCACTTCCATCCAAAGCAAAAAACGTAG
- a CDS encoding HU family DNA-binding protein — protein sequence MNHVELMSKISESTGVSITDCEKVLNALENVLDDELSNSTSVSGAFDKIYKLMTFFNKKGGA from the coding sequence ATGAACCATGTAGAGCTAATGAGTAAAATATCGGAAAGCACTGGCGTTAGTATCACTGATTGTGAAAAGGTGCTGAATGCATTGGAAAATGTATTAGATGATGAGCTATCCAATTCCACAAGTGTGTCCGGAGCATTTGATAAGATTTATAAACTAATGACTTTCTTTAACAAAAAGGGAGGGGCGTAA
- a CDS encoding TetR family transcriptional regulator, with product MRKTKEAQERRNEILDVAEALFNEQGYDATSTNDILRKVGIARGPCIIILKVKKQSWTGLLTVITKK from the coding sequence ATGAGGAAGACCAAGGAAGCACAGGAGAGAAGAAATGAAATTCTGGATGTGGCAGAAGCTTTATTTAATGAGCAGGGCTATGATGCAACAAGCACCAATGATATCTTGAGGAAGGTTGGAATTGCCAGGGGACCCTGTATTATCATTTTGAAAGTAAAGAAGCAATCATGGACGGGATTATTGACCGTTATAACAAAAAAGTAA
- a CDS encoding response regulator transcription factor, which yields MSNFKERKILLVEDEREIRTMLEDILRKNGFSQVYPAEDYTTAMKICSTIQPDIAILDVVLPDGDGFSLLSAIRKYSELPVLFLTALDEGEDRLLGLGLGADDYIVKPFLPRELVLRLTAVLKRVYAPLEAKQASKLQLGEVTIDLESATVQRDNRTLQLTAKEHALLIKLYENKGRIVTIDALCQFLWGEESYGYENTLMVHIRRVREKIEADPSKPKFLLTVRGLGYKLIAEEG from the coding sequence ATGAGCAATTTCAAAGAGAGGAAAATATTACTTGTAGAAGATGAAAGGGAAATAAGGACGATGCTAGAGGATATATTGCGAAAGAATGGTTTTTCACAAGTATATCCAGCCGAGGATTATACAACAGCAATGAAAATCTGCTCCACTATTCAACCAGACATTGCTATTTTGGATGTTGTATTACCAGATGGAGATGGTTTTTCGTTATTATCTGCTATAAGGAAATACAGTGAATTACCTGTTCTATTTCTAACAGCTCTTGATGAGGGAGAGGATCGATTGCTTGGTTTAGGACTTGGTGCAGACGATTATATTGTCAAGCCTTTTCTTCCGCGTGAACTTGTGTTACGTCTCACAGCAGTTTTGAAACGTGTTTATGCCCCATTAGAAGCTAAGCAAGCGTCTAAATTGCAATTAGGCGAAGTCACAATTGATTTGGAAAGCGCTACGGTACAAAGGGATAATCGTACCTTGCAACTAACAGCGAAAGAACACGCGCTACTTATAAAACTTTATGAAAATAAAGGAAGAATTGTAACGATTGACGCTTTATGCCAATTTCTATGGGGAGAAGAAAGTTATGGATATGAGAATACATTGATGGTTCATATAAGAAGAGTAAGAGAAAAAATAGAAGCCGATCCTTCCAAACCTAAATTTTTACTAACCGTAAGAGGACTTGGATACAAGTTGATAGCAGAAGAGGGGTGA
- the tnpB gene encoding IS200/IS605 family element RNA-guided endonuclease TnpB, with product MRVHKGYKFRIYPNKEQEILISKTIGCSRFVFNHFLAQWNDVYKETGKGLTYHSCSAELTQLKKELFWLKEVDSIAIQSSLKSLADSYSRFFKKQNKVPRFKSKKHKVQSYTTKHTNGNIAIVGNRIKLPKLGLVRFAKSRDVQGRIFKATIRRNPSGNYFVSILAEVEVQPLEKTESSIGIDLGITDFAILSDGCKFDNHNFTSNMEMKLKREQRKLSRRALHAKKNGMNLLDAKNYQKQKIKVARLHERLMNQRDDFLHKLSTEIIKNHDIICIEDLNIKGMLRNHKLAKSISDVSWSAFVTKLEYKAKWYGKIIVKISRWFPSSQVCSGCGHQDGKKSLEIRDWTCPVCHEHHDRDVNASKNILVEGLRTLALT from the coding sequence ATGCGAGTCCATAAAGGATATAAGTTTCGTATCTATCCAAATAAAGAACAAGAAATCCTAATCTCTAAAACAATCGGTTGTTCTCGCTTTGTATTCAATCATTTTCTAGCACAATGGAACGATGTTTACAAAGAAACAGGTAAAGGATTGACTTATCATTCGTGTTCAGCGGAACTTACACAGCTAAAAAAGGAATTGTTTTGGTTAAAAGAAGTGGACAGTATTGCTATTCAGTCATCACTTAAAAGCCTTGCTGATTCCTATAGTCGTTTTTTCAAGAAACAAAATAAGGTACCACGATTTAAGTCTAAAAAGCATAAAGTACAATCCTATACAACCAAGCATACGAATGGGAATATTGCCATTGTAGGTAATAGAATCAAGTTGCCAAAACTTGGTCTTGTACGTTTTGCCAAAAGTCGTGACGTGCAAGGGCGTATTTTTAAAGCAACGATTAGACGGAATCCCAGTGGCAACTATTTCGTATCTATTCTTGCAGAAGTAGAAGTACAACCATTGGAGAAAACGGAATCATCTATTGGCATAGACTTAGGTATTACTGATTTTGCCATTCTTTCAGATGGCTGCAAGTTTGACAATCATAATTTTACCTCAAACATGGAAATGAAACTAAAACGGGAACAGCGAAAACTGTCAAGACGTGCGTTACATGCTAAAAAGAATGGTATGAACCTTCTTGATGCAAAAAACTATCAGAAACAAAAGATAAAAGTTGCTAGATTGCACGAAAGATTGATGAACCAACGTGACGACTTCCTTCACAAGTTAAGTACAGAAATAATCAAAAACCACGATATTATCTGTATCGAAGATTTGAATATCAAAGGAATGTTACGTAATCATAAGTTAGCAAAATCCATCTCTGATGTGTCATGGTCTGCTTTTGTAACTAAATTAGAATACAAAGCGAAGTGGTATGGTAAAATAATTGTGAAAATAAGTAGATGGTTTCCATCTAGTCAAGTATGTTCCGGTTGTGGACATCAAGACGGGAAAAAATCGCTTGAAATAAGGGATTGGACTTGCCCTGTTTGCCATGAACATCATGACAGAGATGTAAATGCTAGTAAAAACATATTGGTCGAAGGCTTACGAACATTAGCCTTGACTTAA
- a CDS encoding TetR/AcrR family transcriptional regulator, which translates to MDGIIDRYNKKVIEGAQRIARNKEIPVIERLLMAITSLNVSGAVSEEVMTHIHKPQNALMHQKMQQVLFLEITPIFTSIIQDGIDENIFHTVYPYESVEMLLVYATTILDDGMIELTDEEQLQRMRAFAFNAERMLGTEQEMISQQLMKILTKE; encoded by the coding sequence ATGGACGGGATTATTGACCGTTATAACAAAAAAGTAATCGAAGGCGCACAACGAATTGCAAGGAACAAGGAAATCCCCGTTATTGAACGATTGCTTATGGCAATTACTTCATTAAATGTGAGTGGAGCTGTCTCTGAAGAAGTAATGACACATATTCATAAGCCGCAAAACGCCCTGATGCATCAGAAAATGCAACAGGTTTTATTTCTCGAAATCACACCAATTTTTACAAGCATTATCCAGGATGGAATAGATGAAAATATCTTTCACACAGTCTACCCTTATGAAAGTGTGGAGATGCTGCTGGTGTATGCTACTACGATCCTTGACGATGGGATGATTGAATTAACGGACGAGGAACAGTTGCAAAGAATGAGGGCTTTTGCCTTTAATGCAGAAAGAATGCTTGGAACAGAACAAGAAATGATCAGTCAGCAGTTGATGAAGATTTTAACAAAAGAATAG
- a CDS encoding DUF2207 domain-containing protein yields the protein MNKPIKILVAFTIATAINLGLTLPVFAENAMSDLHIEVELQEDGSGIVTEHRHMHMDEGTELFINMDNLDGAEVSDFSVDGFVEEPNWDPDDSREEKAGKYGTLSTKDGVELVWGIGEYGDNTYTLTYTLSDLVRDLEDGQAMLWNFDTFSDIPAQNVTVEISGFQPFTQEMADFWGFGFDGDMQLVDDHIVWESNGEVDGDVIVLTQFPPDVFQTQRTADMTLSEQQEEAMDGSAYNTSDNSMIAFIIGAAIVGFSLLIGIGTFLVIRKTNQAKREAGAMKPLHKRIAENKDKTYEAVPYTGDDYASLSALLMQLHLGYFEDVFQAYLLKWSMNEQISMEVEKENNFFGKKYRTTLTINDVENERDNYPTTFGKVTAQIKEETYDETYETGLWTMLLDVADKNGVITDEAIQKWSKKHANEVSTFADYLKDYSEDYLKQQGLFSFKEIKPLGIKQAITVPSDEGDELADRLLQFEHYLREVDINQFTAASKPLSLQDMMLWSVLFGMSDNVSKKLKGVIPENISQEDWGYHHYWYGAYYTRATLASGLANGGFHSSTSSATAAGGSGGATGVGGGGGAGGGGGGGAR from the coding sequence ATGAACAAGCCGATAAAGATTCTTGTTGCCTTTACGATAGCAACTGCCATAAATCTAGGACTTACACTACCGGTATTTGCCGAAAATGCGATGAGCGATTTACATATTGAAGTAGAATTACAAGAAGATGGCTCAGGCATCGTGACAGAACACCGTCATATGCATATGGATGAGGGTACAGAGCTTTTCATCAATATGGACAATCTTGATGGGGCTGAGGTATCGGATTTTTCCGTCGATGGGTTTGTAGAGGAACCCAACTGGGACCCCGATGATTCACGAGAAGAAAAGGCTGGAAAATATGGAACATTATCTACAAAGGATGGCGTTGAATTGGTTTGGGGAATTGGCGAATACGGGGACAATACGTATACGCTAACCTACACTCTATCTGATCTTGTTCGTGATTTAGAAGATGGACAAGCCATGCTTTGGAACTTTGATACCTTTTCAGATATTCCTGCCCAAAACGTGACAGTTGAGATTTCCGGTTTTCAACCGTTCACGCAGGAAATGGCCGATTTCTGGGGATTTGGTTTTGATGGGGACATGCAGCTTGTAGATGATCACATTGTATGGGAATCAAATGGGGAAGTCGATGGAGATGTGATTGTTTTAACGCAATTTCCACCCGATGTCTTTCAAACGCAACGAACAGCAGATATGACGTTATCCGAACAACAAGAAGAAGCAATGGATGGGTCTGCTTATAATACAAGTGACAATTCCATGATAGCTTTTATTATCGGTGCTGCAATCGTTGGATTTTCTCTATTAATCGGGATCGGAACCTTCCTCGTTATCCGTAAAACCAATCAAGCGAAACGAGAAGCCGGCGCCATGAAGCCTCTCCATAAACGGATAGCAGAAAATAAAGATAAAACCTATGAAGCAGTTCCTTACACTGGAGATGACTATGCAAGTTTGAGTGCTCTTTTAATGCAGTTGCATCTTGGTTATTTCGAAGATGTCTTTCAAGCCTATCTATTGAAATGGTCGATGAATGAGCAAATATCGATGGAAGTAGAAAAGGAAAACAATTTTTTCGGAAAAAAATATCGCACGACACTAACGATCAATGATGTTGAAAATGAACGGGATAACTATCCAACAACCTTTGGGAAAGTAACGGCGCAAATAAAAGAAGAAACATATGATGAAACGTATGAAACAGGACTGTGGACGATGCTCTTAGATGTGGCGGATAAAAATGGTGTCATCACGGATGAAGCCATCCAAAAATGGAGTAAAAAACATGCAAATGAAGTAAGCACCTTTGCTGATTATCTTAAAGACTATTCCGAAGACTACCTGAAGCAGCAAGGATTATTTTCATTTAAAGAAATAAAGCCACTTGGAATAAAACAAGCAATTACGGTACCCAGTGATGAAGGAGATGAACTAGCGGATCGTTTGCTACAGTTTGAGCATTATTTGCGTGAGGTCGATATCAATCAATTCACAGCTGCTTCCAAGCCACTTTCATTACAAGATATGATGCTATGGAGTGTATTATTTGGCATGAGTGATAACGTATCCAAAAAGCTAAAAGGTGTGATCCCTGAAAACATATCTCAAGAAGACTGGGGATATCATCATTACTGGTATGGCGCTTACTACACTCGTGCAACCTTGGCATCAGGATTAGCCAACGGCGGATTCCACTCCAGCACTTCATCTGCAACTGCTGCCGGTGGAAGCGGTGGTGCTACTGGTGTCGGCGGAGGTGGCGGTGCCGGTGGAGGCGGCGGAGGTGGAGCTCGTTAA